CTTGGCCAATTCCTTTTGAGTCAAGTTGTGCTCCTTCCTGTACGCCAGAAGCTGTCCTCCTATCTGTACCATAGCCTTGATGAAGAGTTTCTCCTCTTCAGAAAAGCTAATCCCAAGATCTTCAAACAGTTCAAAGGCATCGGAATACTTCTTAAAAGTTTTCTTCATCATATCAATCCCTCCCTCAATAGATCTCTGTATCGATTCACTGCGCTCTCAATAGCCCTTTTGTAATCACTTTCTTCTCTCTCTTCAAAAGCCGCGAGCAAAACCACATAGCTGCCGATAAATGTGAAGATAATCCGTATGTTTGGGCTTTTCTTTACTAACCTTAAGCAATATAGATCCATGCTTCTTGTTCCTTTGAGTTTCTCAAAGTACGGCAATGTTATAACCTCTTTCCTTTGTTCCCGTATGGTTTCCAAAAGAAATATGTACTTCTTCGCTACTTTCTCGCGTCTTTTCTTAGGTACACGTTGTTCTATCAGTTCCTTGAGTTCTTCCAAAAAGCCCTCAGCCTCTATAATCTCCTTCCCCATGAGCACCGCCCTTTTGCTTCTTTATCCCCGTTGCTATTATAACCAATAAGTCATATTTTCCCAAGCCTTTTTGTACCGCTCGTCTTTTACGTTGAAGAAA
The nucleotide sequence above comes from Candidatus Neomarinimicrobiota bacterium. Encoded proteins:
- a CDS encoding type II toxin-antitoxin system RelE/ParE family toxin, whose amino-acid sequence is MGKEIIEAEGFLEELKELIEQRVPKKRREKVAKKYIFLLETIREQRKEVITLPYFEKLKGTRSMDLYCLRLVKKSPNIRIIFTFIGSYVVLLAAFEEREESDYKRAIESAVNRYRDLLREGLI